In a genomic window of Candidatus Thiothrix sulfatifontis:
- a CDS encoding STAS domain-containing protein: MKLSTHVQGDFTIATIDETRMDAAIAPEFKYQIVQLLEDGATRIVLDLSTVKFMDSSSLGVLVSLLKMVGNRGDLIIVGAKGVVADLFKLTRMERVFRMADSVEAALGAVAA, translated from the coding sequence ATGAAACTTTCTACGCATGTTCAAGGCGATTTTACTATTGCAACCATTGACGAAACCCGCATGGATGCTGCCATTGCTCCCGAATTTAAGTATCAAATTGTGCAACTGCTCGAAGACGGTGCAACCCGTATTGTCTTGGATTTGAGCACCGTCAAGTTCATGGACAGTAGCAGCCTCGGCGTACTGGTCAGCCTGTTGAAAATGGTGGGCAATCGTGGCGATTTGATCATTGTTGGTGCGAAAGGTGTTGTGGCGGATCTGTTTAAGCTGACCCGCATGGAGCGCGTATTCCGCATGGCTGATAGCGTTGAAGCCGCATTAGGTGCCGTTGCTGCCTAG
- a CDS encoding NDP-sugar synthase: MKAMILAAGKGTRVRPITNEMPKPMIPILRKPVMESIVELLRTHGVEDIVVNTSHLAPVIENYFRDGNQLGVQIAYSYEGYMTEEGLEGKALGSAGGMKRIQNFSGFFDETFIVLCGDAWIDLDLTEALRQHREKGGVATIILQEVPREEVHKYGVVKLDAHQRIVQFQEKPKPEAAVSNLINTGIYLFEPEIFDYIPAGVEYDIGSQLFPALVAAGEEFYGIKMDFQWVDIGSVPDVWEATRKALQGDIHGFQMPGKQVRPGVWAGINVSVNWERVNIIPPVYIGSSTQIEAGSKITGPCMIGANCLIESGAEISECLISDYTRIGGMATLDHKLIFGGDCIAPDGSVLNVGETQIRWLVDDRRRALNPSDIHDMLLFNNMHSFYGELSRETEAA; encoded by the coding sequence ATGAAAGCGATGATTCTGGCAGCCGGTAAAGGCACGCGCGTGCGCCCAATTACCAACGAAATGCCCAAACCGATGATTCCGATCTTGCGCAAGCCGGTCATGGAATCCATTGTGGAATTGCTGCGCACTCACGGTGTCGAAGACATTGTGGTCAATACCAGCCACCTTGCCCCCGTGATCGAAAACTATTTTCGTGACGGGAATCAGCTAGGCGTGCAGATTGCGTATTCCTACGAAGGCTACATGACCGAAGAAGGCTTGGAAGGCAAAGCGCTGGGATCAGCAGGCGGCATGAAGCGCATTCAAAACTTTTCCGGGTTTTTCGATGAAACCTTCATTGTGCTGTGTGGCGATGCGTGGATTGATCTTGATCTGACCGAAGCTTTGCGCCAACACCGTGAAAAAGGCGGGGTGGCGACCATTATCTTGCAGGAAGTCCCCCGCGAGGAAGTACACAAATACGGCGTGGTCAAATTGGATGCGCATCAACGCATCGTGCAGTTTCAGGAAAAACCTAAGCCCGAAGCTGCGGTTTCCAACCTGATCAATACCGGCATCTACTTGTTTGAACCGGAGATTTTCGACTATATCCCTGCTGGCGTGGAATACGACATTGGCAGTCAGTTGTTCCCGGCATTGGTTGCGGCGGGTGAGGAATTCTACGGCATCAAAATGGATTTCCAGTGGGTGGATATTGGTTCCGTGCCGGATGTGTGGGAAGCCACGCGCAAAGCCTTGCAAGGGGATATTCACGGCTTTCAAATGCCCGGCAAACAAGTGCGCCCCGGCGTATGGGCAGGGATCAATGTCAGCGTGAATTGGGAGCGTGTCAACATTATCCCGCCTGTCTACATTGGCAGCAGCACGCAAATCGAAGCAGGCAGCAAGATTACCGGCCCGTGCATGATTGGGGCTAACTGCCTGATCGAGTCTGGCGCAGAAATCAGCGAATGCCTGATTAGCGATTATACCCGCATCGGTGGCATGGCAACCTTGGACCACAAACTGATCTTTGGCGGCGACTGCATTGCACCGGATGGCAGTGTGTTGAATGTGGGTGAAACGCAAATTCGCTGGTTAGTGGATGACAGACGCCGGGCGCTCAACCCTAGCGACATTCACGACATGCTGCTGTTTAATAATATGCACAGTTTCTATGGCGAATTGTCACGGGAAACGGAGGCGGCCTAA
- a CDS encoding ATP-binding protein — METAYKHYDIRLSIDSRLEQVRVLSGALRGIGKELELSDDKLGQLELMMVEAVNNVIEHAYEMQGGNDVRVRVEYSPDVVNLIISDSGRTMPDAVHAETHEMPDPEDLPEGGWGMGLIHLLADSIRYIRDAKGNHLHVSKQLA; from the coding sequence ATGGAAACGGCTTACAAACACTATGACATTCGGCTCTCTATCGACAGCCGTTTGGAGCAAGTACGGGTATTGTCAGGTGCATTACGCGGAATCGGCAAAGAGCTGGAACTGTCCGATGATAAGCTGGGGCAACTCGAATTAATGATGGTGGAAGCCGTCAATAATGTGATCGAACACGCCTACGAAATGCAGGGTGGCAACGATGTGCGGGTGCGGGTGGAGTACAGCCCTGACGTGGTGAATCTGATCATTTCTGACAGCGGTCGCACCATGCCAGACGCGGTACACGCCGAGACGCATGAAATGCCTGACCCGGAAGACTTGCCAGAAGGCGGTTGGGGCATGGGTTTGATTCACTTGCTGGCAGATTCCATTCGCTATATCCGTGATGCCAAAGGCAACCATCTGCACGTCAGCAAGCAGTTGGCTTGA